Proteins encoded by one window of Leptolyngbya sp. 'hensonii':
- a CDS encoding valine--tRNA ligase yields MTATLANLPSQYEAATTEAKWQRIWEEQEVFKAHPEKGGQPYCIVIPPPNVTGSLHMGHAFNTALMDVLVRYHRMQGDNTLCLPGTDHASIAVSTILDRELRAQGKRRQDVGREAYLKRAWEWKAQSEGTIVDQLRRLGLSADWSRERFTLDEGLSKAVLEAFVKLYQEGLIYRGNYLVNWCPASQSAVSDLEVESQEVNGHLWHFRYPLTDGSGFVEVATTRPETMLGDTAVAVNPQDDRYQHLIGKTLTLPIMNREIPIIGDDLVDREFGTGCVKVTPAHDPNDFEMGLRHQLPFINIMNKDGTLNEHAGPFAGQDRFVARKNVVARLEADGVLVRVEDYRHTVPYSDRGKVPVEPLLSTQWFVKIESLAARALTSLDQDNSPYFVPEKWLKVYRDWLVRLKDWCISRQLWWGHQIPAWYAISETGGQITDETPFVVAHHEAEARELAIAQFGPDVQLEQDPDVLDTWFSSGLWPFSTLGWPGQTEDLTLYFPTTVLVTGFDIIFFWVARMTMMASHFTGQIPFRDVYIHGLVRDENNKKMSKSANNGIDPLLLINKYGADALRYTLIREVTGAGQDIRMEYNRKTDESTSVEASRNFTNKLWNASRFVMMNLDGQTPAQLGSPNPDTLDLSDRWILSRFHQVAQQTCDQIEHYGLGEAAKGLYEFTWGDFCDWYIELVKSRLQGDDPTSRKAVQQTLALVLEGILKLLHPFMPHITEEIWHTLTQASPDRYLALQSYPQAEATLIDPTLERQFELLFDTIRTLRNLRAEADIKPGTKIRAILQSEAEDDRTLLAASQAYMQDLAKVENLTIVAAADIQEQAIVGVTGTIQVIVPLAGVVDVAALKAKVERDLKKVEGEIQALTARLGNEGFISRAPKEVVQSAQDALAEAQKQAEILRDRLQQLDNL; encoded by the coding sequence ATGACTGCAACCCTTGCCAACCTGCCCAGCCAATATGAAGCCGCCACCACTGAAGCCAAATGGCAACGAATTTGGGAGGAGCAGGAAGTATTCAAAGCCCATCCAGAAAAGGGAGGCCAACCCTACTGCATTGTGATTCCGCCGCCCAATGTGACGGGCAGTCTCCACATGGGCCATGCCTTTAATACCGCCCTGATGGATGTGCTGGTGCGCTACCACCGGATGCAGGGCGATAACACCCTCTGCCTGCCGGGAACTGACCACGCCAGTATTGCCGTCAGCACCATTCTGGATCGAGAGTTGCGGGCTCAGGGAAAACGACGACAGGATGTGGGCCGAGAGGCTTACCTGAAACGGGCCTGGGAGTGGAAAGCCCAATCCGAGGGGACGATCGTCGATCAACTCCGCCGTCTCGGCCTGTCGGCAGACTGGTCTCGGGAACGGTTCACTTTGGATGAGGGGCTGTCGAAGGCCGTGCTGGAAGCGTTCGTCAAACTCTACCAGGAAGGACTGATCTACCGGGGCAATTATCTGGTGAATTGGTGCCCAGCCAGCCAATCCGCCGTTTCTGACCTGGAAGTGGAAAGTCAGGAAGTTAACGGCCACCTCTGGCACTTCCGCTATCCCCTCACAGATGGGTCTGGTTTCGTAGAAGTGGCCACTACCCGTCCCGAAACCATGCTGGGAGATACGGCGGTTGCCGTGAACCCCCAGGACGATCGCTACCAGCACCTGATCGGCAAAACCCTGACCCTACCAATCATGAATCGGGAAATCCCCATCATCGGGGATGATCTGGTCGATCGGGAGTTTGGCACGGGCTGCGTCAAAGTCACCCCAGCCCATGACCCCAATGACTTTGAAATGGGCTTGCGTCATCAACTCCCCTTTATCAACATCATGAATAAGGACGGCACCCTGAACGAGCATGCCGGTCCTTTTGCTGGGCAAGACCGCTTCGTGGCCCGCAAGAATGTAGTGGCCCGACTGGAAGCGGATGGGGTACTGGTGAGGGTGGAGGATTACCGCCATACCGTGCCCTATAGTGATCGGGGCAAAGTGCCAGTGGAACCCCTCCTGTCCACCCAATGGTTTGTCAAAATCGAGTCCCTGGCCGCTCGAGCCTTAACGTCCCTGGACCAGGACAATTCCCCTTACTTCGTTCCAGAAAAATGGCTGAAGGTCTACCGGGATTGGCTGGTGCGCTTGAAGGATTGGTGCATCTCACGGCAACTCTGGTGGGGCCATCAAATTCCAGCCTGGTATGCCATCAGTGAAACGGGGGGGCAGATTACGGATGAAACTCCCTTTGTGGTCGCCCACCATGAGGCAGAAGCGCGGGAACTGGCGATCGCTCAATTTGGTCCTGACGTGCAACTGGAGCAGGATCCGGATGTGCTGGATACCTGGTTCTCGTCTGGTCTGTGGCCTTTCTCCACCCTGGGCTGGCCAGGGCAAACGGAAGACCTGACCCTTTACTTCCCAACCACGGTGCTCGTCACCGGGTTTGACATCATCTTCTTCTGGGTGGCCCGCATGACCATGATGGCCAGTCACTTCACAGGCCAAATCCCCTTTCGGGATGTATATATCCATGGCCTGGTGCGGGATGAGAACAATAAGAAAATGTCGAAATCGGCGAATAACGGCATTGATCCCCTGCTGCTGATTAACAAGTATGGGGCCGATGCCCTGCGCTACACCCTGATCCGGGAAGTCACCGGAGCCGGTCAGGACATTCGCATGGAGTACAATCGCAAAACGGATGAATCCACATCGGTGGAAGCCTCCCGCAATTTCACCAACAAACTGTGGAACGCCTCCCGGTTTGTCATGATGAATCTGGATGGACAAACGCCAGCGCAGTTGGGGTCGCCCAATCCAGATACCCTGGATCTCAGTGATCGCTGGATTCTGTCTCGCTTCCATCAGGTTGCTCAGCAGACCTGTGACCAGATTGAGCACTATGGCCTGGGAGAAGCCGCTAAAGGTCTATATGAGTTCACCTGGGGCGATTTTTGCGACTGGTACATTGAACTGGTCAAGTCGCGCCTGCAGGGAGACGACCCGACCTCTAGAAAAGCCGTGCAGCAAACCCTGGCCTTGGTCCTGGAGGGCATTTTGAAGCTACTGCACCCCTTCATGCCCCACATTACTGAAGAAATCTGGCATACCCTGACCCAGGCCAGTCCTGATCGCTATCTCGCCCTACAATCCTATCCCCAGGCAGAGGCCACCCTGATCGACCCGACCCTGGAGCGACAGTTTGAGCTCCTATTCGATACCATTCGCACCCTGCGAAACCTGCGGGCAGAAGCCGATATCAAACCAGGGACGAAGATTCGAGCCATTCTGCAAAGCGAGGCAGAAGACGATCGCACCCTCCTGGCCGCCAGTCAGGCTTATATGCAGGATCTGGCCAAGGTGGAGAATCTGACGATCGTGGCAGCGGCTGACATCCAGGAACAGGCGATTGTGGGGGTAACTGGCACCATCCAGGTGATTGTGCCCCTGGCTGGCGTTGTTGATGTGGCCGCCCTCAAAGCCAAGGTGGAGCGGGATTTGAAGAAAGTTGAAGGTGAGATTCAGGCCCTGACCGCCCGTTTGGGCAATGAGGGGTTCATCAGTCGGGCTCCCAAAGAGGTGGTGCAGAGTGCCCAGGATGCTCTGGCTGAAGCTCAGAAGCAGGCTGAGATTCTGCGCGATCGGCTGCAACAGCTTGATAATTTGTAG
- a CDS encoding C39 family peptidase: MPEYVLQIVQDTVLKQQPIPSDQIKDQNHKEEVRAGSRYRLHSFAYDQTRQHFKVAFLLDRFKEKNTWWVYADHVDVFKDGVLLPEGRSMSVRLKVPYLSQLDNAYNPYEACNITAVAMCLTYLGLKPSQPQVQLEDELYKYCELRGLSRHDPRDLAHLIRTYGYQDDFQSRALWEEVKLWLVKGYPAIVHGYFTRFGHVVVIIGYDDRGWIVHDPYGEWLETGYDTNASGAGLTYPYALMQRLCGPDASGELWVHYIRK, encoded by the coding sequence ATGCCTGAGTATGTGCTCCAGATTGTGCAAGATACGGTTCTCAAGCAGCAACCTATTCCCAGCGATCAAATTAAGGATCAGAATCACAAGGAAGAGGTGCGGGCCGGTAGCCGTTATCGGTTGCATAGCTTTGCCTATGATCAGACACGCCAGCACTTCAAGGTGGCTTTTTTACTTGATCGATTTAAAGAGAAGAACACCTGGTGGGTCTATGCCGATCATGTGGATGTGTTTAAGGATGGGGTGCTGTTACCTGAGGGTCGATCGATGTCAGTCCGCCTCAAAGTCCCCTATCTGAGCCAGCTTGATAATGCCTACAATCCTTATGAAGCCTGTAATATTACAGCGGTAGCCATGTGCCTGACCTATCTGGGTCTGAAACCCAGTCAACCCCAGGTGCAACTGGAAGATGAGCTGTACAAATATTGTGAGTTGCGGGGGCTGAGCCGTCATGATCCCCGTGATCTGGCCCATCTGATCCGAACCTACGGGTATCAGGATGACTTTCAAAGTCGGGCTCTGTGGGAAGAGGTCAAACTCTGGCTGGTCAAGGGCTATCCTGCTATTGTCCACGGCTATTTCACCCGGTTTGGGCATGTCGTGGTCATCATTGGCTACGACGATCGAGGCTGGATTGTGCATGACCCCTATGGCGAGTGGCTGGAGACCGGCTACGATACCAACGCCAGTGGGGCCGGGTTGACTTATCCCTATGCCCTGATGCAGCGGCTCTGCGGCCCTGATGCCTCAGGGGAACTTTGGGTTCACTACATCCGCAAATAG
- a CDS encoding flavin reductase family protein, translating into MLDEQAKKTMLRKIPHGLYVCGVKEGEEVNGFTASWVMQASFQPPLVVNCVKQDSRSHAMIQSSGVFALSVLEAGQKDLAQKFFKPQRRVGNKFEDVEFYLGETGCPIISEALGYVECRVVGRVEQGDHTVFVGEVIAAAVHREGAPLLLESTGWQYGG; encoded by the coding sequence GTGCTGGACGAACAGGCCAAGAAAACAATGCTGCGGAAAATTCCCCATGGCTTATATGTGTGTGGGGTCAAAGAAGGCGAGGAAGTGAATGGATTTACGGCCAGTTGGGTTATGCAGGCGTCCTTTCAGCCGCCCCTGGTTGTCAATTGTGTCAAGCAAGACTCCCGCTCCCATGCCATGATTCAATCCAGTGGGGTGTTTGCCCTCAGTGTTTTAGAAGCAGGGCAGAAAGATCTGGCCCAGAAGTTCTTTAAACCCCAGCGCCGAGTGGGCAATAAGTTCGAGGATGTAGAATTTTATCTGGGGGAAACGGGTTGTCCGATCATTTCGGAGGCCCTGGGATATGTGGAATGCCGGGTCGTGGGCAGGGTGGAACAGGGGGACCACACTGTATTTGTGGGGGAAGTCATTGCCGCCGCTGTTCATCGGGAAGGAGCCCCCCTTCTGTTAGAGAGTACGGGTTGGCAATACGGGGGCTAG
- the cobM gene encoding precorrin-4 C(11)-methyltransferase produces MTAKVYIVGAGPGDPELLTVKAQKILSQAAVILVADSLVPEQILQDVRSEVEIIRTADKTLEDILPIMVARVRSGQTVVRLHSGDPSLYSTLHEQIQALLAAEIPLEVIPGISAFQLAAARLQVELTVPGLVQTIILTRISGRTTVPEREELASLAAHQASLCLYLSARHVDTAQAQLLQHYPGETPVAICFRLGWPEEQICLVPLAQMAAVTQRENLTRTTLFIISPALQAGLARSRLYDPEYSRLFRST; encoded by the coding sequence ATGACCGCAAAGGTCTATATTGTGGGCGCTGGCCCCGGAGATCCAGAGCTGCTGACGGTTAAAGCTCAAAAGATCCTGTCCCAGGCAGCCGTGATCCTGGTGGCGGATTCGTTAGTGCCGGAGCAAATCCTGCAGGATGTGCGATCGGAGGTAGAGATCATTCGAACGGCGGACAAAACCCTGGAGGATATTCTGCCGATTATGGTGGCACGGGTGCGATCGGGCCAGACTGTAGTTCGGCTCCATTCCGGTGATCCCAGTCTTTACAGTACCCTGCACGAACAGATTCAGGCTCTGTTGGCTGCCGAGATTCCCTTGGAAGTCATTCCTGGCATCAGTGCCTTTCAGTTGGCTGCTGCTCGTTTGCAGGTGGAATTAACGGTGCCGGGCCTGGTACAAACGATTATCCTGACCCGCATCAGTGGTCGAACGACGGTTCCAGAGCGGGAGGAACTGGCCAGTCTGGCGGCCCATCAAGCCAGTCTCTGCCTCTATTTAAGTGCCCGCCATGTGGACACAGCCCAGGCCCAACTGCTGCAACATTATCCAGGCGAAACCCCCGTGGCCATTTGTTTTCGCCTGGGCTGGCCAGAGGAGCAGATCTGTTTGGTGCCCCTGGCCCAGATGGCTGCTGTCACCCAGCGGGAAAATCTGACGCGGACGACCCTCTTTATCATCAGCCCGGCCTTGCAGGCAGGGCTTGCCCGATCGCGGCTTTACGATCCGGAGTACAGCCGACTGTTTCGATCGACCTGA
- the lgt gene encoding prolipoprotein diacylglyceryl transferase: MLIDISTLLDQVGNTWGPLAFEFTSPGPIVFQVGSWTVRWYGLLIASAVMLGVLLSQLLAKLRGINPDLVGDAAIWLVVGAIPLARLYYVLFEWQAYASHPQDIIAIWKGGIAIHGAILGGMLAALIFCRLQKLSFWQLADVVAPSLILGQAIGRWGNFFNSEAFGSPTDLPWKLFIPEAQRPRGYQEIAYYHPTFLYESLWNLMVFGLLLALFFRGLKGKPQLQPGTLFLVYMVTYSAGRVWIEGLRTDSLMLGPLRIAQVVSLTAILIGIAGLAWLYVWRRRLPDVVATQAE; encoded by the coding sequence ATGCTAATCGATATTTCTACACTACTGGATCAGGTTGGAAATACCTGGGGGCCACTGGCATTTGAATTCACCTCTCCGGGGCCGATCGTGTTTCAGGTAGGCAGTTGGACGGTGCGCTGGTATGGCCTCCTGATTGCATCGGCGGTGATGTTAGGCGTGTTGCTCTCCCAGTTGCTGGCCAAACTCCGTGGGATCAATCCCGATCTGGTGGGGGATGCGGCGATCTGGTTGGTGGTGGGGGCCATTCCATTGGCTCGACTTTACTATGTGCTGTTTGAGTGGCAAGCTTATGCTTCCCATCCCCAGGATATTATTGCCATCTGGAAAGGCGGGATTGCAATTCACGGGGCGATTTTGGGGGGAATGCTGGCAGCCTTGATTTTCTGCCGGTTGCAAAAACTGTCTTTCTGGCAATTGGCAGATGTGGTGGCCCCATCCCTGATTTTGGGACAGGCGATCGGGCGCTGGGGTAACTTCTTCAACTCAGAAGCTTTTGGCAGTCCCACCGATTTACCCTGGAAGCTGTTTATCCCAGAAGCCCAGCGACCCCGAGGTTATCAGGAGATTGCTTACTATCACCCGACCTTTCTGTACGAGTCTCTCTGGAATCTGATGGTGTTTGGTCTTCTGCTGGCCTTGTTCTTTCGTGGTCTAAAAGGGAAACCCCAGTTACAACCGGGGACTCTATTTCTGGTTTACATGGTGACCTATAGTGCGGGCCGGGTGTGGATTGAGGGCCTGCGGACCGATAGTTTGATGTTGGGGCCTCTGCGCATTGCTCAGGTGGTCAGCCTGACGGCCATCCTGATTGGGATTGCTGGTCTGGCCTGGCTCTATGTCTGGCGGCGACGCTTGCCAGATGTGGTGGCGACCCAGGCAGAATAG
- the rlmN gene encoding 23S rRNA (adenine(2503)-C(2))-methyltransferase RlmN, with protein MPHPTTADPSPSVAPIPLLGASLPELTRWVQLQGQPAYRGQQLHEWIYRHGARSLADISVFPKSWRAGLANIPVGRSLVHHRSAAPDGTVKYLLELADGCIVETVGIPSGKRLTVCVSSQVGCPMACDFCATGKGGFIRNLERHEIVDQVLTVQEDFQQRVSNIVFMGMGEPLLNTEQVLQAIQILNQDVGIGQRSMTLSTVGIPGHIRRLASHELQVTLAVSLHASNQALREQLIPSAHHYPLEALLEECRDYVQLTGRRLSFEYILLAGLNDRPGHALELASHLKGFQSHVNLIPYNPISEVDYQRPTPQQIQDFLDTLKKRHVAASVRRSRGLVADAACGQLRASQVKATG; from the coding sequence ATGCCTCACCCTACGACCGCCGATCCCTCCCCCTCCGTCGCGCCTATCCCCCTGCTGGGTGCGTCTCTCCCAGAACTGACCCGTTGGGTACAGTTACAAGGACAACCGGCCTACCGGGGGCAGCAGTTGCATGAGTGGATTTATCGCCATGGAGCCCGATCGCTGGCGGATATTTCAGTCTTTCCCAAGTCCTGGCGTGCCGGGTTGGCCAACATTCCTGTTGGTCGATCCCTTGTGCACCACCGATCTGCTGCACCCGATGGCACAGTGAAATACCTGCTGGAACTGGCCGATGGTTGCATTGTTGAAACGGTAGGCATCCCCAGCGGCAAGCGTCTGACGGTGTGCGTCTCCTCCCAGGTCGGCTGTCCCATGGCCTGCGATTTTTGTGCCACCGGCAAAGGCGGGTTTATCCGTAACCTGGAACGACACGAAATCGTCGATCAAGTGCTGACGGTGCAGGAAGATTTTCAGCAGCGGGTCAGCAATATTGTCTTTATGGGCATGGGTGAACCTTTGCTGAATACGGAGCAGGTCTTGCAAGCCATCCAGATCTTGAATCAGGATGTGGGCATTGGCCAGCGATCGATGACCCTCTCGACGGTTGGAATTCCCGGTCACATCCGACGACTGGCCAGCCACGAACTGCAGGTCACCCTGGCAGTCAGCCTACATGCCTCCAATCAGGCCCTGCGGGAACAGTTGATCCCCAGTGCCCACCATTACCCCCTGGAGGCATTGCTGGAGGAATGCCGAGACTATGTTCAATTGACGGGCCGCCGGTTGAGCTTTGAGTATATTTTGCTGGCCGGGTTAAACGATCGGCCAGGACATGCCCTGGAACTGGCTAGCCATCTAAAAGGATTTCAGAGTCACGTCAATCTCATCCCCTACAACCCCATCAGCGAAGTAGACTACCAGCGGCCCACGCCCCAGCAGATTCAGGATTTTTTAGATACCCTGAAAAAGCGTCATGTTGCCGCCAGCGTTCGTCGCTCTCGCGGCCTAGTTGCTGATGCCGCCTGCGGTCAGCTCCGAGCTTCACAGGTTAAAGCCACTGGATAG
- a CDS encoding replication restart DNA helicase PriA: MKTVETVRCSNCGSLAERHYLSSSNVVRTQCEVCDYLMITCSLTGRVLESYAPGTGMLKLRQLYPVALTCEARS, from the coding sequence ATGAAAACGGTTGAAACGGTTCGATGCTCCAATTGCGGCAGTTTGGCGGAACGCCATTACCTCTCAAGCAGTAATGTCGTGCGCACGCAATGTGAAGTTTGTGATTACCTGATGATCACCTGTTCTCTGACAGGCAGAGTGCTGGAGTCCTATGCTCCGGGGACAGGTATGCTGAAATTGCGTCAGCTCTATCCAGTGGCTTTAACCTGTGAAGCTCGGAGCTGA
- a CDS encoding 2Fe-2S iron-sulfur cluster-binding protein yields the protein MTVYQVRLINPALNLDRTIPVPEDQSILDEAETAGIRLPSGCKQGECSACVAKVMEGQVDQTEQKFLRPSEAMAGYVVTCVAYPRSDCTLLTHQEQVLYQSSLYAQPKN from the coding sequence ATGACTGTCTATCAGGTTCGTCTCATCAATCCTGCCTTAAATCTTGATCGCACCATCCCAGTTCCCGAAGATCAATCCATCCTGGATGAAGCAGAAACTGCTGGGATCCGATTACCATCCGGATGTAAGCAGGGGGAATGCTCAGCCTGCGTCGCCAAAGTGATGGAAGGCCAGGTGGACCAGACTGAACAAAAATTCCTCCGTCCATCTGAAGCCATGGCAGGTTATGTGGTCACCTGTGTCGCTTACCCCCGATCGGACTGCACCCTCCTGACCCATCAGGAGCAGGTTCTCTACCAGTCCTCCCTGTATGCCCAGCCAAAAAATTAA
- a CDS encoding TldD/PmbA family protein — MTLAISPHTLLLSRELPTLDYSSAPDRFDETWEAPLSILLGLGRAAGADFVEFFLERVNYISCLAEDDAITSISPRLSRGAGVRVFRGKADCYVSTNDLSFTGLKAALEKALSILGLHLPAPNSYVPEINLELLRDYAVKRNKDNWLAQCSSMREMGEILLEANDRLQQQASHVQSRRAAYFRDWQEVLVAASDGTFARDIRLTQSVGHNLLCADGANRSSIGKRVGDTGNPNFLRTWQYETDAAEVSQAAGQMLYAEYVESGTYPIVMANHFGGVIFHEACGHLLETTQIEYKTTPFIDKKGEKIAHESLTAWDEGLSTDAFGTIDMDDEGMPAQRTLLIENGILKNFLADRAGSVRTGHPRTGSGRRQSYAYPAASRMRNTYIAPGDYTIDDLFGSIDRGIYCKKMGGGSVGATGQFNFAVEEAYLIEKGRLSKPLKGATLIGDAQEIMNKISMCSNDLGLAAGFCGSVSGNIYVTVGQPHLKVDSITVGGR; from the coding sequence ATGACTCTAGCGATTTCTCCTCATACTCTGCTGCTTTCACGGGAACTGCCCACATTAGATTACAGTTCTGCGCCCGATCGCTTCGATGAAACCTGGGAAGCTCCCCTGTCCATCCTGTTGGGTCTGGGTCGAGCAGCCGGAGCTGATTTCGTAGAGTTTTTTCTAGAGAGAGTTAACTATATCAGTTGTCTGGCAGAAGACGATGCGATCACCAGTATCTCTCCCCGATTGTCCAGAGGGGCTGGTGTTCGAGTCTTTCGGGGGAAGGCGGATTGCTACGTCAGCACCAATGATCTCAGTTTCACTGGGTTGAAAGCAGCTCTGGAAAAGGCATTGTCCATTCTGGGCCTCCATCTCCCAGCCCCCAATTCCTATGTTCCAGAAATTAACCTGGAACTCTTGCGAGACTATGCTGTCAAACGCAACAAAGACAACTGGCTAGCTCAATGTAGCTCCATGCGGGAAATGGGGGAGATCCTTCTGGAAGCTAACGATCGGCTCCAACAGCAAGCCAGCCATGTCCAGTCGCGGCGAGCAGCCTACTTCCGGGATTGGCAGGAGGTTCTGGTCGCAGCCAGCGATGGCACCTTTGCCCGAGACATTCGCCTTACCCAATCTGTCGGCCACAATCTGCTCTGTGCTGATGGAGCCAACCGTTCTTCAATCGGAAAGCGCGTCGGGGATACGGGTAATCCAAACTTCCTGCGAACCTGGCAGTACGAAACAGACGCAGCTGAAGTCTCTCAGGCCGCGGGTCAAATGCTGTATGCCGAATACGTGGAGTCGGGGACCTACCCTATTGTGATGGCGAACCATTTTGGGGGTGTGATTTTCCATGAAGCCTGCGGGCATTTGCTCGAAACCACGCAGATTGAGTATAAAACCACCCCCTTCATCGATAAAAAAGGGGAGAAGATCGCCCACGAAAGTCTGACTGCCTGGGATGAGGGTCTGTCCACCGATGCGTTTGGGACGATCGACATGGATGACGAGGGCATGCCTGCTCAGCGAACACTGTTAATCGAAAATGGCATTCTCAAAAACTTCCTCGCTGATCGGGCGGGCTCAGTCCGCACGGGTCATCCCCGCACAGGGAGTGGTCGTCGTCAAAGCTACGCCTACCCGGCTGCCTCGCGCATGCGGAATACCTACATTGCACCGGGAGATTACACCATCGATGATTTATTTGGCTCAATCGATCGGGGCATCTATTGCAAGAAGATGGGTGGCGGCAGTGTTGGGGCTACCGGTCAGTTCAACTTCGCCGTTGAAGAAGCCTACCTGATTGAAAAAGGTCGGCTGTCCAAGCCGCTCAAGGGTGCAACCCTGATTGGGGATGCCCAGGAAATCATGAACAAAATCTCCATGTGTTCCAATGATCTGGGTTTAGCCGCAGGCTTCTGCGGTTCCGTCAGCGGCAATATTTACGTGACGGTGGGTCAACCCCATCTCAAAGTAGACTCCATCACGGTTGGCGGTCGCTAA
- a CDS encoding TldD/PmbA family protein — translation MVLNIQTLAAQAQTTAAKLGIQKFDIYGSSIDETSAQVDQGEPKQVEASNRSSVIVRVWNDDRTMGVTSTTDVEPNGLELAFQTAYEASFFGVKEHVPDFSPEATTPIPAQPHHPVEQAPVSDLVEKLIAAEKALLAAHPAIQGVPYNGLAQRDVERFYLNSEGAARSEARSITSIYLYTKAEEEGKKPRSAGSFRISENLGQLDIEGCLKEAAEKTISHLNYAKIKSGKYRVVFSPEAFLSLLGAFSNIWNAQNILDHQSLSTPESLGQTIAVPLLCVADDALHPANVAQEAFDGEGTPTHRVPLITNGILTGFLHSAGTAKRLNAQPTGHASIGAKVSVGAHFYHVYSEGTENPDYNLDRAENVIFIDDLHALHAGVKALQGSFSLPFDGWLIQQGQRTSIEAATVAGDFLELLKSIVYVEKEAELTPAGVCPRVWVEALSITGE, via the coding sequence ATGGTGCTGAACATTCAGACTCTGGCCGCTCAGGCCCAAACTACCGCTGCTAAGCTCGGCATTCAGAAGTTTGACATTTATGGGTCTTCAATCGACGAAACAAGTGCTCAAGTCGATCAGGGAGAGCCCAAGCAGGTAGAAGCGTCCAATCGCTCCAGTGTGATTGTGCGGGTCTGGAATGACGATCGCACCATGGGCGTCACCAGCACCACCGATGTTGAACCAAATGGACTAGAACTGGCCTTTCAAACCGCCTATGAAGCCAGTTTCTTTGGGGTTAAGGAGCATGTGCCTGACTTCAGTCCGGAAGCAACTACCCCCATCCCAGCGCAGCCTCACCATCCAGTCGAGCAGGCTCCCGTTTCTGACCTAGTGGAAAAACTGATTGCAGCAGAGAAAGCACTTCTGGCTGCCCATCCAGCCATTCAAGGGGTTCCCTACAATGGTCTGGCTCAACGAGATGTGGAGCGGTTTTACCTCAATAGTGAGGGGGCAGCCCGGAGTGAAGCCCGATCGATCACTTCTATCTATCTCTATACCAAAGCCGAAGAGGAAGGGAAAAAACCCCGTAGTGCCGGTTCCTTTCGGATTAGTGAAAACTTGGGTCAGCTAGATATCGAGGGTTGCCTGAAAGAGGCAGCTGAAAAAACAATTAGCCACTTAAACTACGCAAAAATCAAGTCTGGCAAATATCGGGTCGTATTTTCGCCAGAGGCATTCCTGAGTCTATTGGGAGCTTTCTCCAATATCTGGAATGCTCAAAATATTCTGGATCACCAGAGTCTCTCGACCCCAGAATCCTTGGGTCAGACGATCGCAGTTCCCTTGCTCTGCGTGGCAGACGATGCTCTCCACCCGGCTAATGTGGCTCAGGAAGCCTTTGATGGTGAGGGCACCCCGACCCACCGTGTTCCTTTGATTACGAATGGCATCTTAACTGGCTTCCTCCATAGCGCTGGCACAGCCAAGCGTCTGAATGCCCAACCCACTGGTCATGCCAGCATTGGGGCCAAAGTCAGTGTAGGTGCTCATTTCTACCATGTTTACTCGGAAGGTACTGAAAACCCAGACTACAACCTGGACCGAGCAGAGAATGTCATTTTCATTGATGACTTACACGCGCTGCATGCCGGTGTAAAGGCCTTACAGGGGTCCTTCTCCTTACCCTTTGACGGTTGGCTGATCCAGCAGGGGCAACGGACAAGCATTGAGGCTGCTACCGTTGCCGGTGATTTCCTGGAACTGTTGAAGTCGATCGTTTATGTGGAGAAGGAGGCTGAACTCACGCCTGCTGGGGTTTGTCCCAGGGTCTGGGTTGAGGCCCTGTCCATTACAGGCGAGTAG